One Thalassoglobus sp. JC818 genomic region harbors:
- a CDS encoding NADH-quinone oxidoreductase subunit A, which yields MTDILVHFILFIIAGAVLVAAPMLIGRLVRPSLPTPEKDAVYECGEPTIGSSYVQFDIRFYVVALLFIIFDVEVVFFFPWATVFGGVTQLADTRLTEAARTNLTDKLLNLEPGTATAETAIAASDALRIAWTGFADILVFFGVLLVGFAYVWRRGDLDWVRAMVNQAKIARAQGRKNSQNEARVDSQLVS from the coding sequence ATGACTGACATTCTTGTTCACTTCATCCTCTTCATCATTGCGGGCGCAGTTCTCGTAGCAGCTCCAATGTTGATCGGTCGGCTCGTGCGACCAAGTCTCCCGACGCCGGAAAAAGACGCTGTCTACGAGTGTGGTGAACCTACGATCGGATCAAGCTACGTCCAGTTTGATATTCGCTTTTACGTCGTCGCACTGCTCTTCATCATCTTCGACGTCGAAGTCGTCTTCTTCTTCCCGTGGGCAACAGTCTTCGGAGGAGTCACGCAACTGGCAGACACGCGGCTTACAGAAGCTGCCCGCACCAATCTCACCGACAAACTCTTGAATCTTGAGCCCGGAACAGCAACTGCAGAAACAGCAATTGCCGCTTCCGATGCACTTCGTATCGCATGGACTGGATTCGCGGACATTCTTGTCTTCTTCGGAGTCCTGCTGGTCGGATTCGCTTATGTCTGGCGACGCGGCGACCTCGACTGGGTTCGAGCGATGGTCAATCAGGCGAAAATCGCCCGTGCACAGGGGCGTAAAAACTCACAAAATGAAGCCCGAGTCGATTCGCAACTCGTCTCTT